One Dictyostelium discoideum AX4 chromosome 3 chromosome, whole genome shotgun sequence genomic region harbors:
- the cypD gene encoding cyclophilin D — MTGIIRNKVFFQIKQGNTPLGRVVFELYNDIVPKTAENFRALCTGEKGIGKSGKPLHYKGSSFHRVIKNFMVQGGDFTHGTGIGGESIYGRTFNDENFLVKHKIGCLSMANAGKNTNGSQFFITTAETPHLNGGHTVFGEVVEGFDIVKKVENAETDRSDRPKAACVIEDCGQL, encoded by the coding sequence atgacaggaattattagaaataaagttttttttcaaattaaacaAGGTAATACACCATTAGGTAGAGttgtatttgaattatataaCGATATCGTACCAAAGACAGCAGAGAATTTTAGAGCATTATGTACTGGTGAAAAAGGTATTGGTAAATCAGGTAAACCATTACATTACAAAGGTTCATCATTTCACAGAGtcattaaaaactttatGGTTCAAGGTGGTGATTTCACTCATGGTACTGGTATTGGTGGTGAATCAATTTATGGTCGTActtttaatgatgaaaatttcCTCGTTAAACATAAAATCGGTTGTTTATCAATGGCAAATGCTGGtaaaaatacaaatggtTCTCAATTCTTTATTACCACTGCTGAAACTCCACATTTAAATGGTGGTCATACTGTATTTGGTGAAGTAGTTGAAGGCTTTGATATAGtcaaaaaagttgaaaatgcTGAAACTGATAGAAGTGATCGTCCAAAAGCTGCATGTGTCATTGAAGATTGTGGTCaactttaa